DNA sequence from the Stegostoma tigrinum isolate sSteTig4 chromosome 29, sSteTig4.hap1, whole genome shotgun sequence genome:
TGGTTAGATGTGCTACTGTGGGTGAGGATGGCACGACATAGACAAACATGGTGTACCAATGCAACAGATTCCTAAATGGCAGAAATGGAGACCAGCAGGAACAACAGTCTAATAATGGGCAATTCAGTTAAAAGAGTCATCAGTGAATAAGTGCATCATTAATCAGTCCCAGGGATTCTGCATACGCCAAGGAGATATGTAAAAGTTTCCTTCTGTAGGTTCTCCAACTTAGAAATACAGGTTCACTTTGGAGGCTACAGTCTTACAGCCTTTTTGTGACAGCAGCCTCTCTTCTGGGTAGTAGACCATACTGCTTGCAATTGTGGTGACAATGCTCTCATTGATCTTTTTATCCCTGGATGCAATTTCCGCTCTCACGCAGGACTCAACATGTTTGAACTCCAGGGGTAGGAAGGGAATGAAATGATCAATCAAGTTGTGTTGGATAAGGTCAGTCTGCCAGAAACCACCTacaaggaaaatatttttaaatgttaataaTTCTCCTTTTTATGATtttcagaatgaaaaaaaattgagtacTCCCCTTTCAGTGTTAATTTCTCTCCTGCAGACATGACTCCAATGTTCATTACTCTCCACTGCCACCAAACCCCAACTCATTATTTTAGTGATCATTGGCCGTTTGAGACTTGTTAAAAAATTATTTGGTCATTTCCAGGATGTGTgtgtcgctggctggaccagcatttactgcccatccccagTTCTTTTTGAGAAGAGGTGTTAGGCTGTCTTCTTGAGCCAATGGCGTTGTATTGTGTAGGTACACCCACTGTGCCAtcagggaggggattccaggattttgacccagcgatactgAAAGGACTTTGGCATATTTTCAGGTCAGTatggtgcgtggcttggagggaTACTTTCAGGTGGTGTTGCCCCATTGCATTTACcacccttggccttctagatggaagtggttgtaggtctGGAAGGCGTTgttgaaggagtcttggtgaatttatgcagtgcatcttgtagatggtacatactgctgctactgattgtCAATGGTGGAGTgactaaatgtttgtggatgtggtgcaaatcaagcaggctgctttgtcttgcatAGTGTCATGCTTCCTCagtactgttggagctgcactcatccaagcaagtggagagtactccattacattcctgacttgtgcattgtgaacaggctttggggagtcacagGATGAGTTTTAttctaaattcattcacaggatgaaggtgtcactggctaggccagcattttttgtccatccctaattgcccagagggcagttaagagtgcgtcacattgctgtgggtttggagtcacatgtaggccagacaggttaaggatggcagatttcctgacATTTGTAAAGGCAAACccaggtgggcttttcctgaATCAGCAATtgtttcactgtcatcattaggcCCTAAATTCCAGAtcttctattgaattcaaattctacaatctgctgtggtgggtcagggttagggttaaccATTATATTCCCCTTTTTTGCCATGAATTTATGTTGTTAAAGAAACTCTACAGCTTCATGTGACTTTATTTCAGTGACCGACCACCACataaaccaaaataaaaacaatgttcTATCAAGCTAGGTTTAATTCTGGGATCCGGAGACATTGTTcaccagctgggatcataacaatgtaGACAGCTGTTCAAGAATGGAGCTGTGGTGGGGAAGAAATGTGAAGCAGACAAAGTATATTTTGCCAATTGCAAGTTTTATGCATTACTTTATTCCCTATTGTAAGTGATGTGTACTcactgttgttgttgttgaaaaCTGTCGAGGAGAGTTCCTCTTCCAGCTGACTCAGTGTAATGCTCTCCCTTGCCTTTCCATTCATCAAAACACTTAAGGTAAATTCACTTATCTTGTCACCGCCAGTATTGCTTTCggattaaacaaaacacaatcaagtGTCATTGGTCATCCCCAAAAGGAAGACATCACTCCAAGAGGGAATTCAAGAAAGTTAGCAAGGAGTAAACATGTGGGACTTGTTACCTCACGGAGTGGTTCAGACAAATAGTGTAAATAAAATTTGGAGGAAGATAGATAGATGCATCAGAGAAAACTATGCTAATAAGTTTAGATGAGGAAGAATGGGAGGGACAGGAGGAATCTCTTATGGAGTATAAATACTGTCATTGACCAGGACGGGAGGAATCTCTTATGGAGTATAAATACTGTCATTGACCAGGACGGGAGGAATCTCTTATGGAGTATAAATACTGTCATTGACCAGGACGGGAGGAATCTCTTATGGAGTATAAATACTGTCATTGACCAGGACGGGAGAAATCTCTTATGGAGTATAAATACTGTCATTGAccaattgggctgaatggttggTTTCTTTTCTGTAGCACTAACAAAATGCaatgggtgaatagccaaggtcatcccccaagggtaggggagtccaaaacgagagtagataagtttaaggtgagaggggaaatatttaaaagggacctaaggggcaactttttccacgcaaagggtggtgtgtgtatggaatgagctgccaaaggaagtgatggaggctggtacaattacaacgtttaaaaggcatctggatgggtacatgtataggaaggattgaaaaggatatgggccaaatgctggcaaatgggactattttaatttaggatatccggttgccatggataagttggaccgaagcgtctgtttctgtgctgtaaaactctataactttggcaggaagaggcACTTTTAAAGTCATTCAGGGTTTCTTCTGCTTCATTGCAAAATGTTTACATTTAATTTCATGGTGGAACCTATTTACAATGGACAATTTTCGCCTACCTCACAGGGCAGGAATCCAATGAATCGAATGGAATATCACTCTACCCCTGTTCAACATTGCTCTCAGCTGACTTTGATAGGAAGTTAAGCCACCGTATAAAACCAGTACTGCACCCAATCGCATCAGTTGGAGTTGGTTGAAAGGTTAGAGAATTGTCCTATGGTGTCACCTTCTCAGAAATAGCACAACTCTCCAGCCAAGTAAAAGGTTAATAATCACAAGTGGGAACCTTACCCAGTTTTTTCCATCCTAATCGTTACCTTAAGAATATGAATATTGCTTTTCTGTAATCTACTTTGTCGACATCACTGCTATAGTCCAGGAAAGGTTTGATTGCATTGATGAGGCCTGGATGCATTTTGTCCATTTCATCAAAGATAAACATTGATTGGGCACAGAGTGAAACATTTCCACGAATCCACGTCTGTAAGTTATTCTGCAGAATGAAAAAAAGGTACCCCCATCTTTAGATGCCTGCTTCATCTCTACATCTTAAGCAAAAAAAATCCTCCATTCACTtaagacataacaaggtgtggagctggatgaacacagcaggccaagcagcgtcttaggagcaggaaggctgacattttggctctaggcccgaaacatcagctttcctgctcctaagatgttgcttggcctgctgtgttcatccagctccacaccttgttatcgcggattctccggcatctgcagctcctattatctctcctcCATTCACTTTTTTGGTGTTATTAgttcctttaaaaataaattaaaataattaattgggAGAATGTTTTCCTTCTGGTTAGGGAGCTTAGTCTCAGGATGAGGttagccatttaggactgacatgAAAAATATCACTGGAAGAGTtgtaatctttggaattttttacTGCATAGCGTGAATttcttatttatttgttcattgcatgtaggtgttgctggctgagctAGCATTTATCTTTTGAACACTTGCAGGGTAccacttcagagggcatttaagagttaactacatttctgtgggtttggagtcacatgcaggcgtGACCAGGTAAgtatagcagatttccttctcttaaAGTCATTAGCAGACCAGATAGGTTTTCATGACAATGAACGATGGTTATATGGTCGATATTAAACTAACATTTTATTCCAATTTTTTTACTGAGCTTCAGTATCATCACTttccatggtaggattcaaaccaaCATTCCCAGAACACTAAcagtaaaaacaaagtgctgcagaaattaagcatgtctggcagcatttgtgaagatagaaacagaataaataaaaagaCTTCCCTTTGGaaccaaagaagagtcatatcagactcaaaacattaactgtttctctctccacagttgctgtccAATTTGctagagtttctccagctctttcggttttaatttcaaatctccagcatctgctttaCTTCGCTTTATTTTATTCACCAAAACATTAGTCTGGAACTCTGGACTACTGATCtggtgacattatcactgtgccactgCCTTCCCATGCTtgttgttgaatatattcaaggcagaaAGTCAATAAAGTTTTGGACCTGAAGGGAATCAATGGCAATGGAGATGGTTTGAGGAAGTGGAGTTCAGGTTAAAGATCAAGATATAACCAGTGGAGTACCACAAGTATCATTCCTAGAACCTCAAATAATCACAATCTATGTTGATGACTTGGAGAAGGGGACAGAGAATAACATACACATTTTCTGATAATAGAAAAGTAGGTGAGAGGACTGATTGTGATAAGGACATAAAAGAATCTGGAAAGAGGTCTAGATAggttgagtaagtgggcaaaacttggcagcttgagtttaatgtaggaaagtgtgaacTCATGCATTTTGTAGGAAGAATcaaaggcagactattatttagGTGGAGAGAAACTCCAGCACAGAGGGTCCTGGGTATAATTATGCATGAAACACCAAAGGTTCCCATGCAGGTGTAACAAGTAATTAAGCTATAGGTTTGGAGTTATAAAAGGAAAATTGTGTTACatctgtacaggatgttggtgatgcTGAACCTGAACTACCATACAGATTTTATCCCCATGTATTATATGAGAAAGGGTGTGCTGATGTTGGAGACAGCTTAAAACAGATTGACCAGGCTGATTTTTGCAATGCAGGAGTTCACTTATCATGAAGGAATAAAGAGATTCAGCCTTTATTCATTAgtgttcagaaaaatgagggatCATCTtatgaaacatgcaagattctgaggGCGCGTGACAGAACAGATGTTGAGGAGATGTTTCTGCGTATGGGAATATCTCAAACTTCAGTACAAGGATAGAGAATAAGggaacactcatttaaaactgaattgCAAACAAATGTCTTCTCTTAGATAGAATGCCttgaattctctatcccagagagttgtggagactGGGTCGCTGAAATATCAGAGAGTTGAGGACTATGATGAGCTCCACCAAAGAGGAATTTAGGCCTCaggcagatcagccacaatcttgaccatgaatggcagggcaggcttgaggggctaaactGTCTACTCCAACTGCTACACCTTGTGACTTTGCTTTTATGTTTACAGAGCTATTGGAGAGCGaagtccagaattttgacccagcaatagcgAAGAAACAATCAATCAACAACTAGCAATTGTTCTTGAAGTCCCATGACAAAAGGAAACACAACAAACTTGAGATTAACGCAGCATTGTAAATGAAACAGAAATCAGGATTTTGATGTATCCATGTGTTAATAATACTACACATTTATTATTAAATTCTTGTTAACAATAATAATAATGCAAGGATTACCTGATACCGGTCAATGAACTGAACATGAGGAAAATGGAGAGTTGACACAAATACATGGATGTACTGGCTGTATAATCCTTTTCTATAAAGGTTCTGGGCTACTAAACGACTAATAAAGTTCTTGCCAGTGCCACTGTTACCATGTAGAGACATGGTCAGGGGTTTCTTGGGATCAGGGTTACTTAAAGAACCCTTAAGTGCTTTGATGATCACTTCGCTTGCGATGTGTTGTCCAAACAGTTTCTTTGTGAAATCCTCCTCTAAACCTACATTAAAGAATAGCAAAAAACAGGCACGTtaacaaaggaaaaaaatgacATTCATATAGGATTTACATGATCCCTGGTTGCCCTGTGTGCATTACAGCCAACAAAGCCATTTTGAAGTATATGTGCTATTTTAACATAGGCAGCCACTTTGGAAGCAGCAAGCTCTCACACGCTGTAATGTGAAACTGTTCTGATCATCTATATTTTTACGTGCTGTTGactgggcggcacagtggctcattggttagcactgctgcctcacagcactaggcaCTGAGGTTCAGTTGCACCTTCGGGCTACTATCTGtttggaatttgtacattctccccatgtctgcgtgggtttgctccgggtgctccggtttcctcccacagtccaaagatgtgcaggttaggtggattggccatgctaaattgtctgtagcatccagggttgtgcaggctgggcgcattagccacgggaaatgcagggttacagggatagggtagggggtgggatactgtttggtggggactcaatgagccaaatggcttgcttccacactgtaggggattctacgACTGTATGATTAAGGGGTAAGTGGTGTTAATTGAGGACTCAGGGGAAAGCTCCCCTCTTTACTTCAAAATCATGCCATGGAATGTtatacatccacctgagaggacAAGCCGGGCCTTGATTTAATGTGCCGTATTTGCAAGATGGCATCTTTGGGGGCGCAGCATCCCCTCAGTACTGCATTTAGGACTTTCTCTCGCCAGGTTTCTGGAGTCAGATTTCAATCTACATACTGTGCTTCCTAAACATTTTCCCACTATGATCCCATTTTGACTTCTGAAAATTGTTGCAACCCCTCTGAGAAATGAGAGACTAAGAACTGCAGTTACAGTCattgagtcacagagatatacagcatgaaaacggacccttcggtccaactcgtccatgccaaccagatatcctaaattaatccagtcccatttgccatcatttggcccacatacctctaaactgttcctattcatatacgcaTCAAGATGCCTTcgaaatgttataattgtaccagcctccatcacttccgctggcagctcattccatacacacaccaccaactGCATGAAGGAGTTGCCCCTTagcttccttttaaatctttcccccttaccctaaaccaatgtcctctagtttttgatTCCCCCAATCCAagcaaaagaccttgtctattcaccctatccatgcccctcatgattttataaactgctaaaagatcacccctcagcctctgagactccaggaaaaatagcctcagcctattcagcttctccctgtagctcaaactttctaaccctggcaacattgttgtaagtcttttctgaaccctttcaagtttcacaacatccttcctgcagcagggtgAACAGAATTTCACATAGTataccaaaagtggcctaaccaatgtcttgcacagccacagcatgacatcccaactcctatactcattgataacaaggtgtagagctggatgaacacagcaggccaagcagcattatgctctgttcatccagctctacaccttgttctctcggattctccagcatctgcagttcctattatctctcctgtactcaatgcactgtcaaataaaggcaagcacacttAAATGCacacttcttcactatcctatctactgtgactccactttcaaggaactatgaacctgcactccaaggtctcgtgggtcagcaacactccccaattAAGTATAtcagccctgccctgatttgccttgccaaaatgcagtacctcacatttgtccaaattaaactctgccactcctcagtccattggcccatctgaacaagatcccATTATACTGTTACAATGATCTGTCTGAGATGAAGTAATAACTTGGTCAGAAATCCATGATGACCATTGATACCTTGGAGCTCttaatcccaaaatgtcagcataGGACCCTACTTCAGGTCCTGACCTCCAGTTTGGGAAGCCCTGATCTACAACCATTTGTCTTGAATGTCTAGACTGCTACCAACAGTGCCACAACTTAAACTGTTGCTAATTACATTCCAATCGCTGCGGATTAATCCAATTGACAATAATCACGCGACATTACAGCCCCTTGAACACAACACTGTCAGCGAGACCATAGTTCATGTTTTATAAATACCATTCCCCTATTTGCAATCGCGGCATAGTCAATTCACACTGCTGGGGCATGCATTATAGGAGAACCacaacacctcccccctcccaaccccgcGCACCTGTATGAAGAAATACTGGATAGGCTGGTGTTGTTCCCTGTATAGAGAGGAGGCTGTGGGAAAATCTGATTTGAGATGTGCAAAACTGAGAGgtgcctggatagagtgaatgggAAACACTTGTTTAGCAAAGTAAGAAAATCAGTGAAAAAGGGACAACAATTTAAAGTGGTTGGTAGATTAGTGAGGAGATGAGGTAAAGGTTTGTACCCAGACGATAGCAGGAGTCTGAAACTCAATGTCTGAAAATGGAGTCAAGGCAGAAAACCTTGGATCTGTCAGAGGTGTCTAGACTTTAAACTGAAGTCCCATAACAtccaacaaaaaaatgctgggaagtgggattagGCTGTATGTCTTGTCATTCAGCCTCACAGACAAGATGGCCTAAGGAGATGCTTTCTGTTCTGTAAACATTTTACAATTCTACGAAGAATACACTGGTATTAAACAAAGTACAGTTGGGTCAGCAAACTCAGGCACCTGTTTCTCACGCAATTCTTGAAGCTTGAATTGTGGTTAGATGTGCCTGATGTAGCAACTTCAAATGTGAATTTTGGTCCGAGGAAAGCGTATATAGATTTGCACATGTAACAATACCTTTAGCACCTTCTGTCACACTTCTAACAAAGTCCaatgtcccaaggtgcttcagACGAGTGTTAAATTTGATTCCAAAACACAAAGCGGCCAAAGTTACCAACTCTACAAGCAAATCTGCAGTACATTTAATCAGGTCATAACGGAATGCCACTGACAGAGCTAACACAGCAATCCCCGAGTAAAACATACAGTTAGAAAGCAGTTTAAGTTATGGGTACTTAAATACAAAAGATTGACCTTTCACATTCAGTGCGATCCAATTCTCATCACAGTACTCGCAGCTTTTGAAATTAATATAAACTTTCAGCAGATAACCTGCTATGACACTTATAATAAACAGGAAGACGTGCTGGCTTGCCATGTCTTGGAGATCTGCTCCTGCTATGTTCTATTTTCATCTGAATGACTGAAAAGCAAATAAGACAGTTATGAAAAGTTTAGTCACTACCATAATCAACCTAAGTTTTCTTGGTtcttgggatatgggcatcgctggcttgcccagcatttattgaccacagGGCAGTTTAGAGCCATTGACATTGTTTAGGAGTTGCATGTTAACAGGCCAGGTGAGGacggcagatctccttccctaaaagatgttgtgaaccaaatgatcagaaacaaaatcagaaattgcaggaaaagctcagcaatttctgttcttgtttctgatttatagtatCCGCAGTCTTTGTGGGTTTTGATGATAATGGGCAATGGTGACATGGGTGCCATTACGTgtgctcttaattccagagtttcaaaaagattgaattcaaatttcaccatctgccacgctAGGATTCTCCCCCATGaccctagaacattagcctggggtccTGGGTTACCTGTCCAGTGAAATTACCACTTTGCCACCACCTCCTTATAGCTTTAATCAGCGTTATCTTATGTATGTACTATCTACGGTTTGGTGAATGAGACTTGTGTCTCAGTCAGCaagttgtggattcaagtctcacttcTGGGAGTTGAGTACAAAGTTCTTGACTGATTCTCCTTTGTGGAAGGAAGTGTTTCTTAAACTCAATGATATTGGGaacttcctctctgatgaaggatgtaGGCCGAAActtcatcttttgtgctcctgagatgctgcttggcctgctgtgttcatccagctccacactttgttatcgctgtTTCTTAAATCCACTGCTCAGGAAATCAAACTGTCATATTTagatcagtgacaatgggaactgcagatgctggagaatccaagataatgaagtgtggagctggatgaacacagcaggccaagcagcatctcaggagcacaaaactgacgttttgggcctagacccttcatcagtctctctgatgaagtgcctaggcccgaaacgtcagcttttgtgctcctgagatgctgcttggcctgctgtgttcatccagctccacacttcgttatctgtCATATTTAGATGACGCTTTCTATTCCTAGACTCCCAACCCAATGAAAATAAGTTCTATGTAATTTGTCTGCTCCCCTCCATATATTGAAAACATTGATCAAAATCACCCCTTGAACTTTTAAATTTATGAAAAACACAGACATGTTGTCAAAGCCATTTTTCCTTGCATTCATCAGCACAGATGCAAGAATTCCAAATTTCCACGGGTATAGCAATGAATGCTGTTTGAGAAATAGcatgctgattggttagcaagtgaACACTGATTGGTTGAGGCTTTGCCAGGTAAGGGAATGCAACAGGGAACACTAGCCCTGTGGCTTTCAAAATGCTGTCCTGTTGTCATGTGACATGCAGAAATGCATATGTGCaaagaatttataggcagagagatcaatgggcaTAGAGATCAAAAGATTATACAAGTGGTGTGGCATGGActgttgaataataagtctctgcagatgatcaaaatTGTCAGGCGGTATGAATAaggtgtcaacagctgaataggaAATAGAGCAAATGatctataatccaattaattgaggcagaaagataattccaaaaaatttaaaataaggtggtgctggagacaaaccaaacagCTGGAATAACATGCTGAACAAAGtaacaaataatccaaaacttACAAACTAATTAAGGGAGAGAGAACGTTGTTATTAAGGTGATGATGTTAAAGCAGGATAGTAAGGAAGATTTAacaaatacagaacagtgtgATGGTTCAACATGTAATGCAAACTAATCTGGTCAGTACTTtatgtgggggggagagagataatgggaactgcagatgctggagattccaagataataaaatgtgaggctggatgaacacagcaggccaagcagcatctcaggagcacaaaagctgacgtttcgggcctagacccttcttcagagagggggatggagtgagggttctggaataaatagggagagagggggaggcggaccaaagatggagagaaaagaagataggtggagaggagagtataggtggggaggggataggtcagtccagggaagacggacaggtcaaggaggtgggatgaggttagtaggtaggaaatggaggtgcggcttggggtgggaggaagggatgggtgagaggaagaacaggttagggaggcagagacaggttggttaaaatagtatcagagataatgggaactgcagatgctggagattccaagataataaaatgtgaggctggatgaacacagcaggccaagcagcatctcaggagcacaaaagctttatgtgggatcttgcttttttttattcctgagatgtgggcatccctgactatggcagcatttactgcctatccctagttgctcaGAGAGCAGGTATGCGTCAACCATATCATTGTAGGCCTGGGGTCATATGTAGGCCcggacaaggtaaggatggcagattttctttcctaaaggacatgagtgaataaGATGGAGTTTCGCCTCAACAATtagtaatggattcatggtcatcattagactcttaactccagattgaATTCCGATTCCcccgtctgccatggtgggagtcGAACTCGCCAAATTCCTGAATCAATGGTTTAAGCTATAATATCACTACACCGCTCCCCTCCCCATGTGCGCAAGCTGCTTTAATCTCTCCTGTAAGTGACTGTTATTTCGAAACTTCCGGGAAGGCGCTACGTAAATGTAAGTCTTCCATCATGTTTATATGCCAAAATATGGTACTATACATAAAAGTCCATGATACATTTGCACTTTTGTTATAAGAATTCAAACTGCTACCTTTAATTGTGCTCGTTTCAGGTCTGTCCGCCCTGAGGTTCAACTTTTTGCAAAGCTCATGTAAAAGATTCGAAGCCGGACAGAGTGAACGAGTTTATCACTTTCTGAAGGAATTTTCTCAAACTTCTGGCCCCGTGGTTGGTTGTCATTGTCAGGTCAAAAAACACCCCAAACAAACAAAACTCACTCCGACCCGTCTGATGTCCGCCTTTAAAACGCATTCAGCCATGACTCTGGAAAGAGAAAACGAAAGTTACGTTTCACTTCCTGAGCAGCAAACCGGTTGGACTTTCGTCTCACCAGCTTATCCGTGGACAGGGGAGAGAAAAGATCCCAGCTTCCCCCCCACAACGCTCACAGTCCTTAACCCCTaaccaagtctctctctctccccattctatcctcttcaccccctccctcataCCACAACTCTCTCTGCCCAATACACTACTTGTTCACTCCCCCAACTCGGCTACCCTCCTCATCCTCCAAGCCCCTTATACCAACACCTCTTCGAAATCCCAACTCACTTTCAACCCACCCACTCTCACTACCCTCCTTCCTCGCCCATTTGAATCTTTCatcacacctcagcctcccaGTTTCCTTAATCCCTCCCCTCGTTCCCTTACCTCATCACACACTCACCTCCTTCTCCACTTCTTTAttatagaattcctgcagtgtggaagcaggctgtt
Encoded proteins:
- the LOC125465401 gene encoding torsin-1A-like isoform X3 — protein: MKIEHSRSRSPRHGLEEDFTKKLFGQHIASEVIIKALKGSLSNPDPKKPLTMSLHGNSGTGKNFISRLVAQNLYRKGLYSQYIHVFVSTLHFPHVQFIDRYQNNLQTWIRGNVSLCAQSMFIFDEMDKMHPGLINAIKPFLDYSSDVDKVDYRKAIFIFLSNTGGDKISEFTLSVLMNGKARESITLSQLEEELSSTVFNNNNSGFWQTDLIQHNLIDHFIPFLPLEFKHVESCVRAEIASRDKKINESIVTTIASSMVYYPEERLLSQKGCKTVASKVNLYF
- the LOC125465401 gene encoding torsin-1A-like isoform X2, coding for MRFKGGHQTGRIIQMKIEHSRSRSPRHGLEEDFTKKLFGQHIASEVIIKALKGSLSNPDPKKPLTMSLHGNSGTGKNFISRLVAQNLYRKGLYSQYIHVFVSTLHFPHVQFIDRYQNNLQTWIRGNVSLCAQSMFIFDEMDKMHPGLINAIKPFLDYSSDVDKVDYRKAIFIFLSNTGGDKISEFTLSVLMNGKARESITLSQLEEELSSTVFNNNNSGFWQTDLIQHNLIDHFIPFLPLEFKHVESCVRAEIASRDKKINESIVTTIASSMVYYPEERLLSQKGCKTVASKVNLYF
- the LOC125465401 gene encoding torsin-1A-like isoform X1; translation: MASQHVFLFIISVIAGYLLKVYINFKSCEYCDENWIALNVKGLEEDFTKKLFGQHIASEVIIKALKGSLSNPDPKKPLTMSLHGNSGTGKNFISRLVAQNLYRKGLYSQYIHVFVSTLHFPHVQFIDRYQNNLQTWIRGNVSLCAQSMFIFDEMDKMHPGLINAIKPFLDYSSDVDKVDYRKAIFIFLSNTGGDKISEFTLSVLMNGKARESITLSQLEEELSSTVFNNNNSGFWQTDLIQHNLIDHFIPFLPLEFKHVESCVRAEIASRDKKINESIVTTIASSMVYYPEERLLSQKGCKTVASKVNLYF